The genomic DNA TCGACTGTGAAGCGTTAAAATGTTGTTAAAGTTTCATGAGAACGATTCGAAAAAGCGATTATCAGGTACTCTCAGCGCATCATATCAGTCGGTATCGTTCTATTCTACATAAAGATAATCCACGACATATCACTGAAGTGTTAGTGGTTAGGAGAGTCGTGAAGTAATGGAAACATAAAAGAACAAGCAAAAGAAGAGATCTTGTTGAATCAAAACAAGAAACCCTGTTGTTTTCCATTCAAAAGTCATGCTTTCGATTGTCGGTTGTGAAGTCTCATGCGGGTGGGAGAGGGGGTTGGGCCCAAATTCCACAGGCCCAGGCCCAGGAAGAGGCCCAACACCAAGTCAACGAGTCTTCAAAAGTAAAACCCCTTCAAAATCCCCTCCAAAAGCAGTTGGACAGCCACCATCGCCATCTCCAGCAAGCAAAGTGAAGTGAAAGAAATCCTAATTTTCAGGGGTTTCCGTACAGAGCAATTTCCTCCCGATGAAGCTCGCGGGGCTGAAGTCGGTCGAGGGCGCGCACGACGAGTCGGCGTGGGCGGCGGCATGGGTGCCTGAGACCGACACCCGACCTTCCCTCCTCCTCACAGGCTCCCTGGACGAGACCGTGCGGCTGTGGCGGCCCGACGATCTGGAGCTCGAGCGGACCAGCACCGGCCACTGCCTCGGCGTCGTCTGGGTGGCTGCTCACCCCTCTGGTGTCATCGccgcctcctcctccctcGACAGCTTCGTTAGGGTTTTCGATGTGGACACCAACGCCACTATCGCCACCCTCGAGGCTCCTCCCTCCGAGGTCTGGAAGCTGCAGTTTAACCCCAAGGTACGCAATGCTGATGCCGCTTTCTTCTTAGCTGAGAATTGACAGAAATTGAGGGCATTCATAGCTTGATTATTTTGGGCATTTGCTTTTTTGGTCTCTGCTTCTATTTTGGGTGAGTGAGCATTTCTGTTgttttctgttccttttcaaTGCAAAACCCATTTCCTGCTTCTTGTCGGCTCCTGAAACACTTCTGGTCTCTTGGGTTGATAGATTAAATCGGTGAGCATTACAGATTTCTCATTGTCCGTCTTATGCTCGAATAATCGCTCTGTGCTGCATTGGAAGCTTATATTTGATTAGGACCCTGCGCCATTCATACTTCACTGCAGTAGTTCTTGTGTTGTAgtatttttggattttattaTCTTAAAAGTTCAGCTTCTGTCACATGTGTTGCTTCCGTTGCTCCACTTGCGGTCGCGTGGACCATCTCTAATGTGGGTAGTAAGCCCATCTTTAGCTGTGCTAAACATCTGTAACAGCAAGTGgaacaacaaaacaaagaaaaatgttCAATAACAATGAAACAGCCGGAACATCTATCAGTAGCATAGCTAGACAAAGAACATCTGTAACAGCTAAATCAAAAAGGTTGCTATTATGCACTAGTAGGGTTATACCATACCataatagaaagaaaaatgatgaatCATGACTGTCTCTGTGAAGTATATCCAATACGGCTTGCTAGAAAACGTTCAAGTTTCGAGTTCTAATGCTTTCTTTTGTTCTATTCCCTCGCGTGTTTCTTCGAGTTTCCTGAATATTGTATAGGCTGTGGCTCACAGATTATTTTGCTCCTGTGATGTAAGAATCTAGAGGCCTGCTCTGTCCCTTCAATATCTTCTATCTATCCAGCCGGGAGAAAAATTCTAGATAAATTTGAAGTTACAATTTGCGCCTTAAACATTTGAGCTGATAACGGTTGTCTTATGCTTCTGAAATTTCTGGTGCTGAGGAACACTTGCTATTCCATCTTGTGAGATAGTTCAAGTCTAACTCACTTGTTATATCTGGCATTATTCATTTTCACCTGAATATCAAACATGAATTTCTTTCAGGGTACCACTCTAGCAGTAGCGGGCGGTGGTAGTGCTTCAGTCAATCTCTGGGACACTTCCACGTGGCAGTTGATCGCAACCCTCCAAATCCCTCGTCCTGAAGGACCCAAGCACTCTGACAAGAGCGGCAACAAAAAGTTTGTTCTATCACTGGCATGGAGCCCTGACGGGAAGAGACTCGCATGCGGCTCAATGGATGGCACGATCTCCATCTTCGATGTGGCACGTGCCAAGTTTCTCCACCATCTTGAGGGTCACTTCATGCCCGTCCGATCCCTCGCATACTCCCCAATTGAGCCCAGACTCCTCTTTTCAGGCTCAGATGATGCTCACATCCACATGTATGACGTTGAGGGGAAAACACTGGCCGGTGCAATGTCAGGCCATGCAAGCTGGGTACTGAGCGTCGATGTGGCCCCTGACGGAGCAGCTGTAGCCTCAGGCTCAAGTGACCGGACAGTGAGGCTCTGGGACCTGGGCATGAGGGCAGCAGTCCAGACCATGAGCAGTCACACAGATCAGGTCTGGGCGGTTGCTTTTCGGCCCTCAGGTGGATCCTCGCGAGGCGGCAGGCTCGCAAGTGTGTCCGATGATAAGAGCATATCATTGTATGATTACTCGTGATGTGAAGACCGGAGTCTGTTCTGGTGGAGGGGGTGATTGGGGTTGACTTTTGGCCAGTGGTATTTGACATGTTTGTGATATTCAGTTTCTTCGGTTAATATCAACTAAAATTGACTTGTAACTGTAGAATAATGTATATTTCTCTGGAGGTTGAGCTAAAAATTTTTGGCTGATGCTGTTCGAATCACTCACTTCAATGTACTGATTGGTTTTCCGGGTAACTAGTAGTTGCTCTACTTAGTTCATGAGATGGATGAATATGATCATTCAATAGAGTAAAAGTTGTCgaaaaatttcatgaattaCGATCTACCTTTTTCCCTGTCGGCATCCAAAATGCAGAGTCTGGAGCTTGTAGCGCAAGATCAGATGTTCGTTGTGTGAAACCAAGTTTTCGTGTCGATCCCGAAGCCTGACCTGAGGTGCAGCTTTTTAGCATCTCATATGCTTCATTCATCCAGGGGAAGGTAGCCTAACGATGAATTACAGTTACTGTCTGCCGACATATTTCAAATGATCTCCATTGGACAGAATAACAGAAATAACTGTCAACCCAACATAAAGACTTTCCAGAGCTGACAAGCAAATCCCACCCCAGGCTGCAAGATGCAGGCTTGTGGGAAATTTGCCCAAAATGGAAGGACAGTATTTGCCTTTAATGTTCAGTGAAGAGCAGAAGAAATCCGCCCTCCCGATGAGCTTGAACGGTGAGTCGGACTGGAAAAGTTGTGGTCCTGTTCTTGGGGTTGGTCTCAGTGATAGATGAGGTGCAATGGCTCCACACCTACACTTAATTGTGGGGGACCATTCTTATCTTTTCGGAATAAGGCATCTCCTAACTACATTCCCCCCAAGCCCAAAGAGCCAGGTCCCGAGTATGCGAAGGAAATCGCTCTCCGAAAGAGAATTTCACTATCAACAGCTCTCCCACTCCCATCGAGATCAATATTGGCCCTGTAAAGTATCAGAATAAAGAGCTTAAAACAGTACGCAAGCGAGGGGCAGCAAACAAGAAGCTTAAGGAGCTGGACAGTAGGATCCTGCTGAGCTGAACTTCGACCAAGCCTCAAATAAGTAATTAATGACATTACCTGATTCT from Punica granatum isolate Tunisia-2019 chromosome 2, ASM765513v2, whole genome shotgun sequence includes the following:
- the LOC116195676 gene encoding WD repeat-containing protein VIP3 — encoded protein: MKLAGLKSVEGAHDESAWAAAWVPETDTRPSLLLTGSLDETVRLWRPDDLELERTSTGHCLGVVWVAAHPSGVIAASSSLDSFVRVFDVDTNATIATLEAPPSEVWKLQFNPKGTTLAVAGGGSASVNLWDTSTWQLIATLQIPRPEGPKHSDKSGNKKFVLSLAWSPDGKRLACGSMDGTISIFDVARAKFLHHLEGHFMPVRSLAYSPIEPRLLFSGSDDAHIHMYDVEGKTLAGAMSGHASWVLSVDVAPDGAAVASGSSDRTVRLWDLGMRAAVQTMSSHTDQVWAVAFRPSGGSSRGGRLASVSDDKSISLYDYS